The Caldanaerovirga acetigignens genome includes the window CGGAAGCATCCTGCGCTGAGGGTGAGACCATTCACAACATGCCGTTTAAAGTGACGCCGGAAGATGTTTACAATGCCATATTGGGTGCCGATGCCCTTGGAAGGGCGATGAAAGGGGCTGTAAAGTAAGTTGAGATACAGGCCGCGCAAAGGCGCGGCTTTTTTTTATGGCTATGAAAAGCAAAAAGAAATTTGTAACGGGCGGGAGGATTTTCTAAATAATATGGAGAATCCATTTACAACCAAAATATTTATTGTGGAGATTTCTAAATAGGGGGTTTGCCGATGGAGATCAAAGCAACGGTTCTGTGTGAAAATTACGTCATGTTCAACGAAGGGGCTGTCGCCGAACACGGCTGGGCGGTTTTTTTGGAGACTAAAGCCGGCAATTACCTCTTTGATACGGGGCAAGGCAAGGCATTGATAAACAACGCCATGGTGCTTAAAAAAGACCTTTCTTCGCTAAAGGGGATAATCCTGAGCCACCACCACTACGACCACACCGGAGGGCTTCTTGAAGTGCTTTTGGTTTCCGGGCCAGTCGATGTATACTCTCATCCGGACCTTTTCAAGGAAAGCTATTCCCTGAGGCGGGAGGGAAAACCCCTTCACATAGGCGTTCCGTTTCGGAGGGAAGTGCTTGAAAATGCCGGGGCAAATTTTTGCTTCAACCGGGATTGGAGGGAGATAGCACCTGGAATATACCTTACGGGAGAAGTTCCGCGCAGGACTAAGTTCGAAAAAGGGGACGACAAGCTGGCAGTCATGACAAAAGAGGGGCTTGTTAAAGATAACATGCTTGATGACCAGTCTCTTGTTATAGAAAGCGGGGATGGAATTTATATAATCCTCGGCTGTGCCCATTCCGGCGTTATAAATACGATTATGTATGCTATCGAGAGGACGGGGAAGGAGCGCATTAAGGCCTTGATAGGAGGAACTCATCTCGGTGCGGTTGGAGAGGAACAGAGAAAGATGAGCATAAAAACCCTTCGGGATTTTAATATAGAGCGTATAGGTGTGGCGCACTGTACAGGTCTCAAGGCATCCTTTGAACTTATGCGGGAATTCGGCGAAAGGTTTTTCTTTTGCAACGTAGGGAGCGTGCTTGAGATTAGTTGTCTTCATGTTGCATGATTTCCAAAAAAAGCTCGACCACCTTAGGGTCGAACTGGCTTCCCGAGTTGTTCCTTATCTCTAGCAATGCCGTATCCTTTGTCATAGGACTTCGGTAAGGCCTTTCGCTCGTCATGGCATCATAAGCGTCTGCTACCGCTAAAATCCGACAAAGAAGCGGGATCTCTTTGCCTTTGAGCCCCATCGGGTAGCCCTTTCCGTCCCATCGTTCGTGGTGATGCAGTATATACTTTGCAATTGAAACAAGATCCGAAGTATTCTGAGCAATGCGAAAACCGATTTCCGGATGCCTTTTCATGACCTCCCACTCTTCTTGAGAAAGCGGGCCGGGTTTTAAGAGGATGTGTTCCGGAATGCCTACCTTCCCTATGTCATGGAGCATGGCAAAAAGCGAAAGCTCGTCCAGCTCTGCGGCAGAAAGGCCCAATTTCACTCCTATTGCCAAGCAAAGGTCTTTTATGCGAAGTGCGTGCTCCTCGGTTTCCATGCTCTTTGCGCTAAGCGTGGAAAGGAGAGCTTTTATGACTGCATGACGAAAGCTTCTGCCTTCTGCCATTTTGTTTTTATACATCATTTCTTCAGCTTCTTGGATTAATTTCCTGAGATTTTCGTTTGATTTTTTCTTGACAGCATATCCGAGTGCAAGGTTCAGTTGGAATTTTTGATCGTTATCTGGGGAATTTGCATTTTTGCACCGCAGCCTTATCTTGTTGACAAATTTTCTGCAAAACTGTTCATCGGCATTAGGCAGGACTACCAGGAATTCGTCGCCGCCCCACCTTGCAGCTATGCCTCCGGGGCGGAGCCCTTTTTTAAGCACAAAAGACGCCTTTTTTAAAATAAAATCCCCTTCTAAATGGCCGAATACGTCATTGGCAAGCTTCAAGCCGTTGACATCTGCCATGATTATAGAAACGGGAACGATGTTTTCTTTCTCCAACTGGCTTATTTTTTCCTCGACGTATCTCCTGTTGTAAAGTCCTGTAAGAAAATCGCGGTAGCTCAAATCCAGCATCTTCTGCTGCATTGCCCTTTCCTTCGTGATGTCGCGAAATATGACCACTACTCCGTAAATGTCCCCCTTTTCATTGACAATAGGGGATGCGCTGTCGGCTATGGAAATTTTACGACCATTTTTAGTAAGCAGGGCCGTATGGTTGGCAAGGCCGACTATTTTGCCCTTTTTTAGGACTTTGGAAACGGGGTCCATGACCTTTTTTCCAGATTTCTCGCTAAAAAGTTGAAACACCTCATTAAATGGTTTTCCCATTACCTCTTCAGCTTTCCAGCCTGTAATTTCTTCTGCGGCTCGGTTTACCGATGTTATCTTTCCGCAATTGTCTGTTGTGACCACTCCGTCGCCTATAGAAAGCAGGGTTATTTTTAAAAGCTCTTTTTCCTTCAAAAGTTCTTTCAAGTGACTTTCTCGCTCCCTTTCGGCTTTTTTCTGCATGGTAATATCCTTCCGAGCCCCTACCAAATATCTTACCTTTCCGTTTACAAAAACCGGAGTTATGCGAACTTGCCACGTCCTTACTCCTGCTGGAAAGGGCAATGTTTCTTCGTATTCTACCGGTTCTCCAGCTTCAAGGGCCTTTCTGTAGCCCGATGCCACTATTTTCCCTAATTCCTCTCCGAGAACTTCCTCCGGTCTTTTCCCCTGTATGTCATTGATGGAATAACCGGCAAGTCTTTGATGTGCAGCGTTATTTGCCAAGTACCGAAATGTTCCGTTATCATCTACTTCGACGATAAACATGGCGTCCTGGGTGGCGTTAAAAATTACGTCGAAACTTAAAACTCTCGGGTCCACTTAACCCCTCCCAAATTAAGCAATATTATAAAAGTTGAAAAATCACTTAATTTTATTATACGACAAAAGTGGACATAATTCAACCTACGGGATGAAGATGTGAGAAAGTAAAAAATGTACTGAAAATAATACAATATAATAAACGGTCATATAATATTATGTACTGTGTTAAGTTCTTTTGCGAAGGAATTGATTAAAAATATATTCAAAATTCAAGATGGCACGGGATTTGCTCTATATTTTACGCTAAAAAAACTTTTGAAGGGGGTATTCGAATGAGTCTAAATTTGAACGCCGAATTAAACAAGAAGAGCATCTATAGCACGGCAAACATTGCAAAATTTGTCATCTACAGCCTGCTGGGCATCTTTCTCTTCTTCGTGCCAGTTAAAATAGGCAACTCGTCGTCGATAATGGTGGACCACATAATTGCTTTCATAAACAGGACGGTGCCGTTTTTCGGGCCGATCTTTACGGTGTGCATTGCTATAGTGGGAGGGTTGTACCCTTGGTACAAAGGGACTTATAAGAAGGATATTGCCGCATTTATTTTATCCGTATTTGGACTTATAGGCATACCCATGGCTTTCCTCGGGGCCCTGAGCTTTATGAAGATCGCAACTATAGGACCTCAATGGCTGATGCGGCCAGATATGCTGCCCTTTGTCTTTGAAAAGGTCGTAATGGCGGTTACCATGATAGTCCCGATAGGTTCGGTATTTCTTACTTTCATTATTTCCTACGGGCTTTTGGAATTTGCTGGCGTTCTGATGAGGCCTATTATGAGGCCTGTCTTCAGGACTCCTGGCCGTTCTGCCATTGACGCGGTGGCCTCTTTCGTGGGGAGCTTTTCTGTAGCCATTTATCTTACTAACAGGCTTTATCTTGAGGGCAAATATACGAGGCGAGAGGCAATAACAATAATGTCGGGATTTTCGACAGTTTCCGCGACGTTCATGATTATAATCGCAAGGACCCTGAAAATTATGGACTTATGGAATGTTTATTTTTGGTCGGCCTTAGCGATTACTTTTATAGTAACAGCTTTGACAGTAAGGCTGTGGCCGCTTTCTAAAATCGAGGACACTTACGTTGACGGGAAGGGTAAACCTGAAATGGTAAAGGAGGGGAGCATTTTCTCTCAGGCCATTGAGGAGGGCCTAACTGCTGCTGCTACCTCAAAGCCCCTTTTTGCGAACCTTTACGATAGCTTCAAAAGCGGGATAAAAATGGTATTGATTCTTACGCCCTGCATGGCATCGGTTGCGACCTTCGCATTTGTACTTATTAAACTTACTTCCTTTTTCGACATTTTCGGATACCTGTTCTTGCCCTTTACTTATGCTTTAAGTCTAATCGGCCTTCCAGAGCCGGCAATTTTGGCCAAAGCTTGCGCGACGAGCCTGGCCGATGTCTTTGCGCCACCGCTTTATCTTGCGTCACTCAACGATGTTCCCCTAATAGTAAAATTTGTCACAAGTGTTGTTGCTGTAAGCAGCATCATATTTTTTGGCGGCTCAATACCGTGCCTGCTTTCCACCGATGTGAACTTCAAGCTTTGGCAGATGATAGTGATATGGTTCGAAAGGGCGGTCTTGGCCCTTATATTGACAGGGGTATTGGCTGTCATTCTGTTTTAAACAAAAACTAATTTAATTCGCCAAAAAATAAGTTGGCCCCGGTACACCCGGGGCTAAATTTTTAAGCCTGTTCTTGGCTAAAACCTCCGAATAGAGCTTTTTCCTTCCAAGCACCCTTTTTATAGAAATAGATGTTAATAAGAGCACCGAAAACCCATGCAAGGACCAGAGAAAAGAAAATTGACTCGGGCCTTCCGTTTGGATAGGACGGGCTTCGCGTTATATAGGCGAGGCCGTAAGCTAGGGGAACCCTTAGAAAGAAGGTGGTGATGAGCGAAATCCACATAGGAGTCACCGTGTCTCCCGCGCCGCGCATTACGCCGGACAAGACTTGTGTTACTGCCATTGCAATGTATCCAACAGCGAGAATTCTCAAAAACCGCATACCTAAGTTTACAAGGTCGGCTGTTTGTGTAAATATGACCATAAGATGCTTTCCAAAAAGTAGTAATATAATGGTGATGACTGTGGAAACACCTACAGCAATCACAAGTCCCTGGCGGGTCCCTTCTTCTACCCTATCCAGTTTCCTTGCTCCTACGTTTTGCCCTGCATAAGTTGTCATTGTTATTCCAAACGTAAAATTAGGCATCATTGCAAACCCGTCTACTCGCATTACCATCATATTAGCAGCGATGACTAATTCTCCAAAGCTGTTGGTAAGGGATTGAACTGTGACCATAGCAAGAGATAGTATAGCCTGCGTCAATCCCGACGGAATTCCAAGCTTTATAATTTGCATGACGTATTCTTTTGAAGGCTTTAACATTTCAAAGTTCATATCAAAAACATCATTCATCCTTTTCAGTTTTATCAAGCAAAGGACTGCGGATATGAGTTGGGATATGACTGTAGCAAGGGCAACGCCTGCAACGCCAAGTTTAAAGCTGACCACAAACCAGATGTCTAGCACTACGTTTAAGGCTGTTGAAAAGAGGAGGAAGGCCAATGCAGAAAGTGAATCTCCAAGTCCACGGAGTATGCCAGAAAGCATGTTAAAATATGAAGAACCCCAGTTTCCAACAAGCAATATCAATAAATAGGTAGTACTCCAGTCCAGTATAGTTTTCGGAGTATTTATCAATACCAGCAAGGGCTTAATTATAAAAGGCGATATTGCCATAATAATTGCTGATGCAATAGCCGTGAGAGTTATACATACTCCTATTGTTCTGGAAAGCTTTTCTCTGTCTTTTGCTCCGAAATATTGGGATACCATTATTCCAGCACCCATGGCAATAGCAACAAAGAGCACGAGCAAAAAGAAAAGTATGGGAATAGCGCTTCCAACGGCAGCAAGTGCGTAATCACCTACATATCTTCCTACTATGATGGCGTCGACAGTGCTATAAAGCTGCTGGGCCACATTTCCGATGAGCATAGGGATTGAAAACTCAACTATTCTCTTCCAAGGCTTCCCCACCGTCATGTCTTTCGGCGCGAAAAGTTCCGCTATCTTCGCCATATTTTGTTTCATCTCCTTTTTTAAAACGTGATGACAAAATTAGACATTTTCAAGTAAGGACAAACCCTCATTTAAAACCTTTTCAACCGCTTCCTTTGCATCTGCCAGCGAGTGGTCCTTATAGTTTCCGCACTGGACTTCGTTGGCGGCGGGGATTTCCTCGGCTTTTAAGATTTTTTCAAAGGCGCTTTCCAAAGCTTTTTTAATTTCGGACAGGGGAGTTATTCCGAACTTCGTGAGGTAAAAGCCTGTCCTGCATCCCATAGGAGAAATGTCGATTATTCCATCTAATTCTTCGCGAATGAACAATGCAAGAAGGTGTTCGAGCGTATGCATTCCTCCGCTGGATATAGCTCCTTTGTTGGGGGTTATGAACCTGAGGTCGTACTTGGCAACTATGTCACCTTTTGGCCCCTCTTCTACAGCGGCAAGCCTTATGTAGGGTGCCTTGACCTTTGTGTGGTCTAGTTCAAAACTTTCAACTTTCACGTCAATCCCTCCCACTTATTTATCATTATACCATCAGTTTTTCTTTTTGTATATACATGTTATTTTTATTAGTTATTAATATTGTTGGCGACTACTTTTAAAAGTAACAACAG containing:
- a CDS encoding MBL fold metallo-hydrolase; protein product: MEIKATVLCENYVMFNEGAVAEHGWAVFLETKAGNYLFDTGQGKALINNAMVLKKDLSSLKGIILSHHHYDHTGGLLEVLLVSGPVDVYSHPDLFKESYSLRREGKPLHIGVPFRREVLENAGANFCFNRDWREIAPGIYLTGEVPRRTKFEKGDDKLAVMTKEGLVKDNMLDDQSLVIESGDGIYIILGCAHSGVINTIMYAIERTGKERIKALIGGTHLGAVGEEQRKMSIKTLRDFNIERIGVAHCTGLKASFELMREFGERFFFCNVGSVLEISCLHVA
- a CDS encoding HD domain-containing phosphohydrolase, which produces MDPRVLSFDVIFNATQDAMFIVEVDDNGTFRYLANNAAHQRLAGYSINDIQGKRPEEVLGEELGKIVASGYRKALEAGEPVEYEETLPFPAGVRTWQVRITPVFVNGKVRYLVGARKDITMQKKAERERESHLKELLKEKELLKITLLSIGDGVVTTDNCGKITSVNRAAEEITGWKAEEVMGKPFNEVFQLFSEKSGKKVMDPVSKVLKKGKIVGLANHTALLTKNGRKISIADSASPIVNEKGDIYGVVVIFRDITKERAMQQKMLDLSYRDFLTGLYNRRYVEEKISQLEKENIVPVSIIMADVNGLKLANDVFGHLEGDFILKKASFVLKKGLRPGGIAARWGGDEFLVVLPNADEQFCRKFVNKIRLRCKNANSPDNDQKFQLNLALGYAVKKKSNENLRKLIQEAEEMMYKNKMAEGRSFRHAVIKALLSTLSAKSMETEEHALRIKDLCLAIGVKLGLSAAELDELSLFAMLHDIGKVGIPEHILLKPGPLSQEEWEVMKRHPEIGFRIAQNTSDLVSIAKYILHHHERWDGKGYPMGLKGKEIPLLCRILAVADAYDAMTSERPYRSPMTKDTALLEIRNNSGSQFDPKVVELFLEIMQHEDN
- a CDS encoding YjiH family protein produces the protein MSLNLNAELNKKSIYSTANIAKFVIYSLLGIFLFFVPVKIGNSSSIMVDHIIAFINRTVPFFGPIFTVCIAIVGGLYPWYKGTYKKDIAAFILSVFGLIGIPMAFLGALSFMKIATIGPQWLMRPDMLPFVFEKVVMAVTMIVPIGSVFLTFIISYGLLEFAGVLMRPIMRPVFRTPGRSAIDAVASFVGSFSVAIYLTNRLYLEGKYTRREAITIMSGFSTVSATFMIIIARTLKIMDLWNVYFWSALAITFIVTALTVRLWPLSKIEDTYVDGKGKPEMVKEGSIFSQAIEEGLTAAATSKPLFANLYDSFKSGIKMVLILTPCMASVATFAFVLIKLTSFFDIFGYLFLPFTYALSLIGLPEPAILAKACATSLADVFAPPLYLASLNDVPLIVKFVTSVVAVSSIIFFGGSIPCLLSTDVNFKLWQMIVIWFERAVLALILTGVLAVILF
- a CDS encoding MATE family efflux transporter; translation: MAKIAELFAPKDMTVGKPWKRIVEFSIPMLIGNVAQQLYSTVDAIIVGRYVGDYALAAVGSAIPILFFLLVLFVAIAMGAGIMVSQYFGAKDREKLSRTIGVCITLTAIASAIIMAISPFIIKPLLVLINTPKTILDWSTTYLLILLVGNWGSSYFNMLSGILRGLGDSLSALAFLLFSTALNVVLDIWFVVSFKLGVAGVALATVISQLISAVLCLIKLKRMNDVFDMNFEMLKPSKEYVMQIIKLGIPSGLTQAILSLAMVTVQSLTNSFGELVIAANMMVMRVDGFAMMPNFTFGITMTTYAGQNVGARKLDRVEEGTRQGLVIAVGVSTVITIILLLFGKHLMVIFTQTADLVNLGMRFLRILAVGYIAMAVTQVLSGVMRGAGDTVTPMWISLITTFFLRVPLAYGLAYITRSPSYPNGRPESIFFSLVLAWVFGALINIYFYKKGAWKEKALFGGFSQEQA
- a CDS encoding S-ribosylhomocysteine lyase, coding for MDVKVESFELDHTKVKAPYIRLAAVEEGPKGDIVAKYDLRFITPNKGAISSGGMHTLEHLLALFIREELDGIIDISPMGCRTGFYLTKFGITPLSEIKKALESAFEKILKAEEIPAANEVQCGNYKDHSLADAKEAVEKVLNEGLSLLENV